One Bufo gargarizans isolate SCDJY-AF-19 chromosome 4, ASM1485885v1, whole genome shotgun sequence DNA window includes the following coding sequences:
- the LOC122934823 gene encoding uncharacterized protein LOC122934823 isoform X2, with amino-acid sequence MAQRVVAVIYIVLILGKEFQAEPIAVPGPSSGIMLQDTTGFILTNKRILSQKIYVSLDPRVFVERQFNISEISSPEIKIWYQMHIGYSQERVTQILEQTRKTMTREQFSTSRRPKRFISAITAAIIFAVVGTVIATGVSAVNSISIKTLELEIGSLKRNLMSIHAEMENQKKHLSDLYSVVEDTVVTTDFHSKLLTHSMNLHESHEQFKQELMSLKTLNENPIVTFQCNPTSLLDYIVMKGDFVVLFHKFKQLYLLILVIMGIHCL; translated from the coding sequence ATGGCACAGAGGGTTGTTGCCGTTATCTACAtcgtcctgatcttggggaaggagttccagGCCGAGCCGATTGCTGTACCAGGCCCTTCATCTGGGATCATGCTACAGGATACCACGGGATTCATCTTGACGAATAAGAGGATTCTATCCCAAAAGATCTACGTCAGTTTGGACCCACGTGTCTTCGTCGAGAGACAGTTCAACATTTCTGAGATTTCGTCTCCGGAGATAAAGATTTGGTATCAAATGCACATCGGCTATTCCCAAGAAAGAGTTACACAGATCCTGGAACAGACAAGGAAAACCATGACCAGAGAACAGTTTTCAACAAGTCGACGACCAAAGCGGTTCATTTCTGCAATTACAGCCGCCATAATCTTTGCCGTAGTGGGCACTGTCATTGCCACCGGTGTATCAGCTGTTAATTCCATCTCTAttaagacattggaacttgagaTCGGTTCACTGAAAAGGAACCTAATGAGTATTCATGCAGAGATGGAGAACCAGAAAAAACATTTATCGGACTTATATTCCGTTGTAGAGGATACTGTCGTCACCACCGACTTTCACTCAAAGTTATTGACTCATTCAATGAATCTTCATGAGAGTCACGAACAGTTTAAACAAGAACTAATGTCTCTAAAGACTCTGAATGAAAACCCCATTGTGACATTCCAATGTAACCCAACATCTCTATTGGATTACATTGTAATGAAGGGGgattttgttgtgctttttcataagtttaaacagttatatttacttattttagttataatgggtattcattgcctttaa
- the LOC122934823 gene encoding uncharacterized protein LOC122934823 isoform X1, which produces MNLSDQSGVYLTQDHKPLYCHIVICPEESGESSRHNFAKWKDCRMMKSKEITRFQLKTETQDWCKMAQRVVAVIYIVLILGKEFQAEPIAVPGPSSGIMLQDTTGFILTNKRILSQKIYVSLDPRVFVERQFNISEISSPEIKIWYQMHIGYSQERVTQILEQTRKTMTREQFSTSRRPKRFISAITAAIIFAVVGTVIATGVSAVNSISIKTLELEIGSLKRNLMSIHAEMENQKKHLSDLYSVVEDTVVTTDFHSKLLTHSMNLHESHEQFKQELMSLKTLNENPIVTFQCNPTSLLDYIVMKGDFVVLFHKFKQLYLLILVIMGIHCL; this is translated from the exons atgaacttatcggaccaatcaGGGGTTTACTTGACACAGGATCACAAGCCACTATATTGTCATATAGTTATTTGCCCAGAAGAATCTGGAGAAAGCAGCC GTCACAACTTCGCCAAATGGAAGGATTGCCGGATGATGAAGAGTAAAGAGATAAcaaggttccagctaaagacggaaaccCAGGATTG GTGCAAAATGGCACAGAGGGTTGTTGCCGTTATCTACAtcgtcctgatcttggggaaggagttccagGCCGAGCCGATTGCTGTACCAGGCCCTTCATCTGGGATCATGCTACAGGATACCACGGGATTCATCTTGACGAATAAGAGGATTCTATCCCAAAAGATCTACGTCAGTTTGGACCCACGTGTCTTCGTCGAGAGACAGTTCAACATTTCTGAGATTTCGTCTCCGGAGATAAAGATTTGGTATCAAATGCACATCGGCTATTCCCAAGAAAGAGTTACACAGATCCTGGAACAGACAAGGAAAACCATGACCAGAGAACAGTTTTCAACAAGTCGACGACCAAAGCGGTTCATTTCTGCAATTACAGCCGCCATAATCTTTGCCGTAGTGGGCACTGTCATTGCCACCGGTGTATCAGCTGTTAATTCCATCTCTAttaagacattggaacttgagaTCGGTTCACTGAAAAGGAACCTAATGAGTATTCATGCAGAGATGGAGAACCAGAAAAAACATTTATCGGACTTATATTCCGTTGTAGAGGATACTGTCGTCACCACCGACTTTCACTCAAAGTTATTGACTCATTCAATGAATCTTCATGAGAGTCACGAACAGTTTAAACAAGAACTAATGTCTCTAAAGACTCTGAATGAAAACCCCATTGTGACATTCCAATGTAACCCAACATCTCTATTGGATTACATTGTAATGAAGGGGgattttgttgtgctttttcataagtttaaacagttatatttacttattttagttataatgggtattcattgcctttaa